From the Saccharobesus litoralis genome, one window contains:
- a CDS encoding alpha-E domain-containing protein, whose amino-acid sequence MLSRVVETLYWMARYIERAENAARLVNITNLMLMDLPKGVSTGWEPIIDIMGVREPYLKQYKSFHQNHALEFVLVSEHNPSSIVNSLWNARENARTVRDVMPRGAWEGINALYNYANEHRDLGLSKRGRFEYLKNIISGAHLIFGELDATISHDEGYLFIRIGSLLERADMTTRILDVRSANLIIDDQYRPFENIQWTSLLRSLSAYQMYRKDMGMRIKGEQVLAFLLQNPHFPRSVDYCLATLSQLVTLLPNSEQIDAAINKASHAVNQADTSQLKNGVLHQFIDEIQIELTYIHDELAKAYYLK is encoded by the coding sequence ATGTTATCAAGAGTGGTTGAAACCTTATATTGGATGGCTCGTTATATTGAACGCGCTGAAAACGCAGCTCGCTTAGTCAACATAACCAATTTAATGCTCATGGATTTGCCGAAAGGAGTATCAACCGGCTGGGAGCCGATCATTGATATTATGGGCGTACGCGAACCTTATCTAAAGCAATATAAAAGCTTTCATCAAAACCATGCGTTAGAGTTTGTGTTGGTCAGCGAACATAACCCAAGCTCGATTGTTAACTCGTTATGGAATGCACGTGAAAATGCCCGTACCGTACGTGATGTTATGCCGCGTGGCGCGTGGGAAGGGATTAATGCTTTGTATAATTACGCTAACGAGCATAGAGATTTAGGCTTATCTAAACGCGGTCGGTTTGAATACTTAAAAAACATCATCTCCGGTGCGCACCTAATTTTTGGTGAACTCGATGCCACTATCAGTCACGATGAAGGCTATTTGTTTATTCGCATTGGTTCATTGCTCGAAAGAGCCGATATGACCACGCGGATTTTAGACGTTCGTTCCGCCAATCTGATTATTGACGACCAATATCGCCCATTTGAAAATATTCAATGGACGAGTCTGCTACGATCGCTCAGTGCCTATCAAATGTATCGCAAAGATATGGGCATGAGAATTAAAGGCGAACAGGTATTGGCTTTCCTTTTACAAAACCCGCACTTTCCGCGTTCGGTCGATTACTGTTTAGCCACATTAAGCCAATTGGTCACCTTACTACCGAATTCAGAACAAATAGATGCCGCCATCAATAAAGCCAGCCATGCCGTTAACCAAGCAGACACCAGTCAGCTGAAAAATGGCGTATTGCACCAGTTTATTGATGAAATACAAATAGAGCTCACCTATATTCATGACGAGTTAGCCAAAGCTTACTATTTGAAATAA
- a CDS encoding transglutaminase family protein: MIFNVKHVTTYTYSDMVSLCQNQARLTPMTVGHQVCHASEIHVSPAADYKEQFVDYFGNQVTVFDVPTQHNTLQVTAISTVELLPRSQDDLFNFQIPWESVRDSLRRPHNSELLNAAEYVLPSGFVQRSSAMKQFALQSFTANRAIVDACQHLMARIFNEFTFDPSFSTISTPLSEVLEHKKGVCQDFAHFAIACIRSIGLAARYVSGYIETLPPEGQEKLEGADATHAWFAVYIPNFGWLEFDPTNNLIPEKQHITLAVGRDFADVSPLKGVAFGGGEHQLQVAVDMMRMESLNM, translated from the coding sequence GTGATATTTAATGTCAAACATGTTACTACTTATACCTATTCAGACATGGTTAGCTTATGCCAAAACCAAGCACGTTTGACCCCAATGACGGTAGGTCATCAGGTGTGCCATGCTAGCGAAATACATGTCAGTCCAGCGGCGGACTACAAAGAACAATTTGTCGATTACTTTGGTAACCAAGTTACCGTGTTCGATGTCCCGACCCAGCACAATACTCTGCAAGTCACCGCCATCAGCACAGTAGAACTATTACCTCGTTCACAAGATGATCTGTTTAATTTTCAAATTCCTTGGGAATCCGTTCGCGATAGTCTAAGACGCCCCCACAATAGCGAACTGTTAAACGCCGCGGAATATGTTTTACCTTCAGGTTTTGTGCAGCGAAGTTCGGCAATGAAACAATTTGCGCTGCAATCATTTACAGCTAATCGCGCCATTGTTGACGCTTGCCAACATTTAATGGCTCGCATTTTTAACGAATTCACCTTTGATCCGAGTTTTAGCACCATTAGTACTCCGCTTAGCGAGGTGTTAGAACATAAAAAAGGTGTTTGTCAGGATTTTGCGCATTTTGCTATAGCTTGTATACGCAGCATAGGTTTAGCCGCTAGGTACGTGAGTGGTTATATCGAAACCTTGCCTCCTGAAGGGCAAGAGAAATTAGAGGGCGCCGATGCGACTCATGCGTGGTTTGCGGTGTATATACCCAATTTTGGTTGGTTAGAGTTTGATCCCACTAACAATTTAATACCAGAAAAGCAGCACATAACACTGGCCGTTGGCCGAGATTTTGCCGATGTATCACCCTTAAAGGGCGTGGCATTTGGTGGTGGAGAACATCAACTCCAAGTAGCAGTCGATATGATGCGCATGGAGTCATTGAACATGTAA
- a CDS encoding transglutaminase family protein, producing the protein MAITVGITHHTEYKYDKPISMSPHVFRLKPAAHSRTQIKSHALKIKPDNHFINWQQDPFGNYLARVVFPDKTDFFSFTVDVVAEMTAINPFDFFLEEDAETLPFTYDSQLAHDLLPYLEKEAPCAEFIDLLETLKFKSEPRTVDFLVKANQVVNQLVDYCIRLEPGVQTCEQTLTKKSGSCRDSAWLLVQLFRHLGLAARFVSGYLVQLTPDEKSLDGPSGPEQDFTDLHAWTEVYIPGAGWIGLDPTSGLFASEGHIPLACTPEPSSAAPVTGAIDECDSELSFYNKVTRIHETPRVTKPYSEQQWAEINQLGIQVDKLLEKTDARLTMGGEPTFISIDDMESAQWNTAADGEDKRRIAQILFQRMCEQYSTGGLRHYGQGKWYPGEPLPRWQYASYWRNDGQPIWHNPDNFADINTHYNYSDQQLTDFTNQLSQQLGLNPTCVTPLYEDVLYHLWQEGNLPVDASPDAPDLLHAMSRKAFLQKLEKGLDAVVGYVIPLDWDNVNQAWQSCKWQFNRSHCFLIPGDSPVGYRLPLDSLGGADPFLERDPFSIPQTFAETGDYTDKQQGYVGTQLIKTALTLEIRYGRLYVFMPPLNAMEQYIALCHAIETIAERLAIKVVLEGYTPPHDSRVNKFAVTPDPGVIEVNIHPSSNWPELVERTTELYQLAKECRLGTDKFMLDGRHTGTGGGNHVTMGSYRPEFSPFLRKPDVLRSFITYWQHHPGLSYLFSGLFIGPTSQAPRVDEARNESLYELEIAFSKMPTGEVQQPWLVDRLLRNLLVDLTGNTHRAEFCIDKLYSPDSATGRLGIVEFRGFEMPPHARMSLMQMLLLRTLFAWFWQQPYHKPLVRWGTELHDKFLLPHHVWADIQAVCRDLQSAGFAFNAEWFAPFMEFRFPVIGERKIEDINLELRTAIEPWHVLGEEASSSGTARFVDSSLERVQIKLSNMVGNRYVLACNGRRVPLKETATKGEYVSGIRYRAWQPPSALHPNIGIHAPLTFDIYDTWSGRSIGGFTYHVSHPGGRNFDTYPINALEAEGRRLARFWEQDHSPATINVGVDTWSHAQTKRNFSQHDAISDFVVPPEEDINSDYPNTLDLRREPKFR; encoded by the coding sequence ATGGCGATCACTGTGGGTATTACCCATCATACAGAATACAAATACGATAAGCCGATCAGCATGTCCCCACATGTTTTTCGTTTAAAGCCGGCAGCCCACAGTCGAACACAAATTAAGAGTCATGCTCTAAAAATTAAACCTGATAACCACTTTATCAATTGGCAGCAGGATCCCTTTGGCAATTATTTGGCTCGGGTGGTATTTCCTGACAAAACCGACTTTTTCTCCTTTACGGTTGATGTTGTCGCTGAAATGACAGCGATTAATCCGTTTGACTTTTTTTTAGAAGAAGACGCAGAAACTTTACCTTTTACCTACGATAGCCAACTTGCTCATGACTTGCTGCCCTATTTAGAAAAAGAAGCCCCTTGCGCTGAATTTATCGACTTACTTGAAACGTTAAAATTTAAAAGCGAACCCCGTACCGTCGATTTTTTAGTTAAAGCCAATCAAGTCGTCAATCAACTTGTCGACTATTGCATTCGCCTAGAGCCAGGTGTGCAAACGTGCGAGCAAACCTTAACTAAAAAATCGGGGTCGTGCCGTGATTCTGCTTGGCTATTAGTGCAACTGTTCCGCCATTTAGGGTTAGCTGCAAGGTTTGTATCTGGTTATTTGGTGCAGCTCACCCCTGACGAAAAATCGCTTGATGGCCCCAGTGGCCCAGAGCAAGACTTTACAGATTTACACGCTTGGACTGAGGTATATATTCCCGGTGCCGGTTGGATTGGCCTTGACCCGACCTCTGGCCTATTTGCCAGCGAAGGCCATATTCCACTAGCTTGTACGCCAGAGCCAAGCAGCGCTGCGCCAGTAACCGGCGCTATCGACGAATGTGACTCAGAGCTTTCGTTTTACAATAAGGTTACGCGCATTCATGAAACACCGCGCGTCACTAAACCTTACTCAGAACAACAGTGGGCAGAGATAAACCAACTGGGTATTCAGGTTGATAAATTATTAGAAAAAACCGACGCCAGACTGACCATGGGCGGTGAGCCGACGTTTATTTCAATTGATGACATGGAGAGTGCCCAATGGAATACCGCAGCCGATGGCGAAGACAAACGCCGTATCGCTCAAATTTTATTCCAGCGCATGTGCGAGCAATATTCAACCGGTGGCTTGCGTCATTATGGTCAAGGAAAGTGGTATCCGGGTGAACCATTACCGCGTTGGCAATATGCTAGCTATTGGCGTAATGATGGTCAGCCTATTTGGCACAATCCAGACAATTTTGCCGACATCAATACTCATTATAATTATTCAGACCAGCAATTAACCGACTTTACCAACCAACTCAGTCAACAGCTTGGGCTTAATCCAACGTGTGTCACGCCACTATATGAAGACGTGTTATATCACTTATGGCAAGAAGGTAATTTACCGGTAGATGCTTCGCCTGATGCTCCCGACTTACTGCATGCCATGAGTCGCAAAGCCTTTTTGCAAAAATTGGAAAAGGGACTCGATGCCGTCGTAGGTTATGTCATCCCTCTTGACTGGGATAACGTGAATCAAGCTTGGCAAAGCTGCAAATGGCAGTTTAATCGTAGCCATTGCTTTCTAATTCCCGGCGATTCGCCAGTCGGTTATCGCTTGCCACTCGATAGCTTAGGTGGCGCCGACCCGTTTTTAGAGCGCGATCCATTCAGCATTCCACAAACCTTTGCCGAAACCGGCGACTATACCGATAAACAACAAGGTTATGTTGGCACTCAACTGATAAAGACAGCCTTAACACTAGAGATCCGCTATGGACGCCTTTATGTCTTTATGCCACCACTCAATGCTATGGAACAGTACATTGCTCTATGTCATGCGATTGAAACCATAGCAGAACGCTTAGCTATTAAGGTTGTACTGGAAGGCTACACACCGCCACATGATAGCCGCGTCAATAAATTCGCGGTCACTCCGGATCCTGGGGTGATAGAAGTCAATATTCATCCTTCTAGTAACTGGCCAGAGCTAGTCGAAAGAACCACAGAGCTATATCAACTAGCCAAAGAGTGTCGACTCGGTACTGACAAGTTTATGCTAGATGGTCGCCATACAGGTACTGGCGGCGGCAATCATGTCACTATGGGTAGCTATCGCCCAGAATTTAGCCCCTTTTTACGTAAGCCCGATGTATTGCGTAGCTTTATTACTTATTGGCAACATCACCCTGGTTTATCGTATTTGTTCTCAGGTTTATTTATTGGCCCCACCAGCCAAGCCCCTCGGGTAGATGAAGCTCGCAACGAATCTTTGTATGAACTAGAAATCGCCTTTTCTAAAATGCCAACCGGTGAAGTACAACAGCCTTGGTTAGTTGACCGCCTGTTACGTAATCTGCTAGTTGACTTAACCGGTAACACGCACAGAGCTGAATTTTGTATCGATAAACTCTACTCACCCGATTCGGCAACGGGTCGTTTAGGTATTGTTGAGTTTCGTGGCTTTGAAATGCCGCCACATGCTCGTATGAGCTTAATGCAAATGCTCTTGCTCAGAACCTTATTTGCTTGGTTTTGGCAGCAGCCTTATCACAAGCCTTTGGTACGCTGGGGCACTGAACTGCACGATAAGTTCTTGTTGCCGCATCATGTCTGGGCAGACATTCAAGCCGTCTGTCGCGATTTACAAAGCGCAGGCTTTGCCTTTAATGCTGAATGGTTTGCTCCCTTCATGGAATTTCGTTTTCCGGTGATCGGCGAACGCAAAATTGAAGATATTAATTTAGAGCTACGCACAGCGATTGAACCTTGGCATGTTCTAGGCGAAGAAGCCAGTTCCAGCGGCACTGCCCGTTTTGTTGACTCCTCTCTTGAGCGTGTGCAAATTAAACTCAGTAATATGGTTGGTAATCGTTATGTACTCGCCTGCAACGGCCGGCGCGTACCACTCAAAGAAACCGCGACTAAAGGCGAATATGTCTCTGGCATTCGTTATCGTGCTTGGCAACCGCCTTCGGCATTGCATCCGAATATTGGTATTCATGCACCATTAACATTTGATATTTATGATACTTGGTCTGGGCGCTCGATCGGTGGCTTTACCTATCACGTCAGTCACCCTGGAGGACGTAATTTTGATACCTACCCAATTAATGCGTTAGAGGCTGAAGGCCGTCGCTTAGCTCGGTTTTGGGAACAAGATCACAGCCCAGCGACTATTAATGTCGGTGTTGATACTTGGTCACACGCGCAAACTAAACGTAACTTTAGCCAGCATGACGCCATTAGTGACTTTGTGGTACCGCCAGAGGAAGATATCAATAGTGATTACCCCAACACCTTAGACTTACGGCGTGAACCTAAATTTAGATAA
- a CDS encoding circularly permuted type 2 ATP-grasp protein, which yields MTIDWHNYQASEVYDELINKKGTPRLAGQKLADYIAQLDEQDLETAKTAADAAIKEMGITFTVYGENSTIDRAWPFDIVPRLIEKQEWDQVELGLKQRVKALNLFINDLYNEQNIIKDGIFPADLLDKSQNFRPQCKGITPANGIWAHICGSDLVRDGNGQFYVLEDNLRVPSGVSYMLENRSVMKRVFPELFEHYSVMPVNDYPSQLFDLLVALSPRKIAKPEVVVLTPGVYNSAYFEHSYLAQEMGCELVEGRDLVVEDDDCVYMKTIYGLTRVDVIYRRIDDMFLDPEAFNPDSMLGVPGLMRAWRAGNVGLVNAPGAGVADDKVVYAYVPEIIKYYLDEEVILPNVPTYKCLNPQDLDFVIDNIEHLVVKPANESGGYGLLIGSRSTLAERQQCIAAIKADPRNYIAQPILNLSTVPTLVGDKQIEPRHVDLRPFILSGGEDTYVTMGGLTRVAMVKGSLVVNSSQGGGSKDTWIVEENA from the coding sequence ATGACAATTGACTGGCATAATTATCAAGCGTCTGAAGTGTATGACGAGTTAATTAATAAAAAAGGTACCCCTCGACTTGCAGGCCAAAAGTTGGCTGACTATATCGCGCAACTCGATGAGCAAGATTTAGAAACCGCCAAAACAGCAGCGGATGCCGCTATTAAAGAAATGGGCATTACGTTTACGGTTTATGGTGAAAACAGCACGATAGATCGTGCTTGGCCTTTTGATATTGTGCCGCGCCTCATTGAAAAGCAAGAATGGGATCAAGTTGAATTAGGCTTAAAGCAACGGGTTAAAGCCCTCAATTTATTCATTAATGATTTGTACAATGAGCAAAACATTATCAAGGACGGTATTTTCCCTGCCGATTTATTAGATAAATCACAAAACTTCCGTCCGCAATGTAAAGGCATTACACCGGCCAACGGCATTTGGGCACATATTTGCGGCTCAGATTTAGTGCGTGACGGCAATGGGCAATTTTACGTATTAGAAGATAACTTACGTGTTCCTTCTGGCGTATCTTATATGCTAGAAAACCGCTCTGTGATGAAACGCGTCTTTCCTGAATTATTTGAACATTATTCGGTAATGCCAGTAAATGACTATCCCTCACAATTATTTGATTTGCTTGTTGCCTTATCGCCTCGCAAAATAGCTAAACCTGAAGTGGTGGTATTAACCCCTGGTGTATATAACTCGGCTTATTTTGAACACAGCTATTTAGCACAAGAGATGGGCTGCGAATTAGTTGAAGGACGTGATTTAGTCGTTGAAGACGACGATTGTGTTTATATGAAGACCATTTATGGTTTAACCCGAGTCGATGTTATTTATCGCCGAATAGACGATATGTTTCTTGACCCAGAGGCATTTAACCCTGATAGCATGCTAGGTGTTCCCGGTTTAATGCGTGCGTGGCGCGCGGGTAACGTAGGTTTGGTAAATGCACCTGGGGCTGGTGTAGCCGACGACAAAGTGGTTTACGCCTATGTGCCGGAGATCATTAAATATTATTTAGATGAAGAAGTGATCTTGCCCAATGTCCCGACCTACAAGTGTTTAAACCCACAGGATTTAGACTTTGTTATCGACAACATTGAGCATTTGGTGGTTAAACCGGCGAACGAATCTGGCGGTTATGGCCTATTAATCGGCTCTCGTTCAACCTTAGCCGAGCGTCAACAATGCATTGCCGCAATAAAAGCCGACCCACGTAACTATATTGCCCAGCCCATTCTTAACTTATCCACCGTACCGACTTTAGTCGGCGATAAGCAAATAGAACCGCGGCATGTTGATTTACGCCCCTTTATTTTATCCGGTGGCGAAGACACTTATGTCACCATGGGCGGTTTAACTCGTGTCGCCATGGTTAAAGGATCGCTGGTCGTCAACTCATCGCAAGGCGGCGGCAGCAAAGATACTTGGATTGTTGAGGAGAATGCGTAA
- a CDS encoding circularly permuted type 2 ATP-grasp protein, whose amino-acid sequence MSQAQFTADWIVEYLESQPIHDELLSHSSADAEHWSLLLGRLNSLSREDISGWSNEIKVLLQNSGIGISHNESNWHLDPIPLMLDEVEWQQIERGIQQRLELLNRVKLDLYGEQTLLENGVIRANALRKHASFMRECFAPNRPQTDLFLASIDLYRAPDGVFRVLAERCQCPVGIGALLENRMVVRRVMSDAFFECEVQRIADFFQQMQTVLEKPVSQQPDQTIVILTPGVEDTNYSEHAFLASYLGYPLVRSADLTVRKGIVWLKTLDGLRKVDIIFNWLDEQSIDSLEQAKFSLNGIPGLLHAERTGAVRIVNPLGSGVLESAPVQLAMDNIAQELLGESLILPSQASYLCVEYDVTRLSESQLEQIELYSLTDQTLCLDGVKDRTEIFTRVAENTRDYYYKYKPMLSTAPYWQDGELKSLPIFMRCFALYTPEGVQVLPGALCFAQTKKRGSNWLKDTWIRSVAADKPTSRPLSLQARLTDHALLDGLIPSHTAENLYWLGRYLERGENTVRILRLLIDRYTELSIFPDDNINKVFDNIINDIFSQQLLFPYCLQACGEEQADEKPSEPAEIRAFIASLFFDTSNNGSLLSILNAFFFSAMQVREFLSDDSWQVIDAVKREIKRVETISQGTSMRALQTTLDRCLSYWMAFTGSVADCMANSNGWFMFEMGRRLERSNHLIAVMKSLMIEEYPEVEQHIVLESVLASQVSLITHKRRYRMYQNPASVIELLILDADYPRSLLYQLLQLENLCQHLPRRQRAGILAAQDKAILKSKTTLHLLDHDSLADVSKGKRQQLATLLDDINSNLLMFSEVLSLNYFSHTKQAKSLNWSAT is encoded by the coding sequence TTGTCTCAAGCTCAATTTACCGCAGACTGGATCGTAGAGTATTTAGAAAGCCAACCGATCCACGACGAACTACTTAGCCACTCCAGTGCTGATGCCGAGCACTGGTCGTTGCTGCTGGGTCGTTTAAACTCATTGTCGCGGGAAGATATTTCCGGCTGGTCAAACGAAATCAAAGTGCTATTGCAGAACTCTGGGATCGGTATCAGTCACAATGAAAGCAATTGGCATCTTGATCCCATCCCGTTAATGTTGGACGAAGTTGAGTGGCAGCAAATTGAGCGAGGGATCCAACAACGCCTAGAACTATTAAACCGCGTTAAGTTGGACTTGTATGGCGAACAAACCTTATTAGAAAATGGTGTGATCCGCGCTAATGCATTACGTAAACATGCCAGTTTTATGCGCGAATGCTTTGCGCCTAACCGTCCGCAAACTGATTTATTTTTAGCTTCCATTGATCTATACCGCGCACCTGATGGTGTATTTCGCGTGCTAGCTGAACGATGCCAGTGCCCTGTTGGCATTGGCGCTTTGTTAGAAAACCGCATGGTCGTTAGGCGAGTCATGAGTGACGCCTTCTTTGAATGCGAAGTGCAACGTATTGCTGACTTTTTTCAACAAATGCAAACCGTACTAGAAAAACCGGTTTCACAGCAACCTGACCAAACCATAGTTATTCTTACCCCTGGGGTTGAAGATACAAATTACTCAGAACATGCCTTTTTAGCATCCTACCTAGGTTACCCTTTGGTACGCAGTGCTGATCTCACCGTGCGTAAAGGCATTGTTTGGCTTAAAACCTTAGATGGTTTACGCAAAGTCGATATCATTTTCAATTGGTTAGATGAACAAAGCATAGACTCTTTAGAGCAAGCCAAATTTTCGCTCAACGGTATTCCCGGTTTATTGCACGCTGAACGCACTGGCGCAGTGAGGATCGTCAACCCTCTCGGTTCCGGAGTGCTGGAATCAGCCCCTGTGCAATTAGCTATGGATAACATAGCGCAGGAATTACTGGGCGAGTCACTCATTTTACCCTCACAAGCCAGTTATTTATGCGTAGAGTACGACGTGACACGCTTGTCAGAATCTCAGCTAGAACAAATAGAACTCTATTCATTAACCGATCAAACCTTATGTTTAGACGGGGTTAAAGACCGAACAGAAATATTTACCCGTGTCGCTGAAAATACTCGAGACTACTATTACAAGTACAAACCTATGCTCAGTACCGCGCCTTATTGGCAGGACGGCGAGTTAAAGTCTTTACCTATATTTATGCGCTGCTTTGCTTTATACACGCCAGAGGGTGTGCAAGTTTTGCCTGGCGCACTGTGTTTTGCACAAACCAAAAAACGGGGCAGTAACTGGTTAAAAGATACTTGGATCCGCTCTGTAGCGGCGGATAAGCCAACCTCACGACCGTTATCTTTACAAGCTCGCTTAACTGATCATGCATTACTTGACGGCTTAATTCCCAGTCACACCGCAGAAAATTTATATTGGCTAGGCCGCTATTTAGAACGTGGGGAAAATACGGTTAGGATCTTACGTTTATTGATTGACCGCTATACTGAGCTATCTATATTTCCTGACGACAATATCAATAAAGTTTTTGACAATATCATTAATGATATTTTTAGCCAGCAATTGCTATTTCCGTATTGCCTACAAGCGTGTGGTGAAGAACAAGCTGACGAAAAACCCAGTGAGCCGGCCGAGATCCGTGCCTTTATCGCCAGCCTATTTTTCGATACCAGTAACAACGGCAGTTTACTGTCGATCCTTAATGCGTTTTTCTTTTCTGCCATGCAGGTTCGCGAGTTTTTGTCTGATGATAGCTGGCAAGTAATCGATGCAGTAAAACGTGAAATAAAACGGGTAGAAACCATTAGCCAAGGCACATCAATGCGTGCATTACAAACTACGCTCGATCGATGCCTTAGCTACTGGATGGCATTTACCGGCTCAGTTGCTGATTGTATGGCTAATTCCAACGGTTGGTTTATGTTTGAGATGGGACGGCGCTTAGAGCGTAGTAATCATTTAATCGCAGTCATGAAGTCGTTAATGATTGAAGAATACCCAGAGGTAGAACAACACATAGTGCTTGAATCGGTATTAGCCAGTCAAGTCAGCCTAATTACTCACAAACGCCGCTACCGCATGTATCAAAACCCAGCCAGCGTAATAGAGCTGTTAATTTTAGATGCCGATTACCCGCGTTCACTCTTGTATCAGTTACTACAACTTGAAAATCTCTGCCAACATTTACCTCGTCGTCAACGGGCAGGTATTTTAGCAGCGCAAGACAAAGCCATACTGAAATCGAAAACGACATTACATCTACTTGACCATGACTCACTGGCCGACGTAAGCAAGGGTAAACGCCAACAACTGGCAACATTACTAGATGATATCAATAGTAATTTACTGATGTTTTCGGAAGTGTTGTCGTTAAACTACTTCTCGCACACCAAGCAAGCCAAATCGCTTAATTGGTCGGCAACCTAG